In a genomic window of Halalkalibacillus sediminis:
- a CDS encoding deoxynucleoside kinase — MTRNNPYGIPNDAVITIAGTVGVGKSTMTQALADKLNFRTSFEKVDGNPYLDKFYYDFERWSFHLQIYFLAERFKEQKRLFEYGGGFVQDRSIYEDTGIFAKMHREKGTMTPTDHETYTSLFESMVMTPYFPHPDLLIYLEGSFDDVLGRLKTRGRKMEQETPIEYWKEMYDRYENWIDDFNTCPVMRVNINDYDLFNDKSSLDPILEKMGDFIQTKRDLVRS, encoded by the coding sequence ATGACTCGAAACAATCCATATGGCATCCCAAACGATGCGGTGATTACAATTGCGGGGACCGTCGGGGTCGGAAAATCCACAATGACCCAAGCGTTAGCGGACAAGTTGAATTTCCGAACTTCTTTTGAAAAAGTCGACGGAAACCCTTATCTTGATAAGTTCTATTATGACTTCGAACGTTGGAGCTTTCATCTGCAAATTTACTTTTTAGCTGAACGATTCAAAGAACAAAAGAGACTGTTCGAATACGGTGGAGGGTTTGTACAAGACCGTTCAATCTATGAAGATACGGGAATTTTCGCTAAAATGCACCGAGAGAAAGGGACAATGACTCCAACAGATCACGAAACGTATACGAGTCTCTTTGAATCAATGGTTATGACACCATACTTCCCACATCCAGACTTGCTGATCTACTTAGAAGGATCATTTGACGATGTGTTAGGGCGTCTTAAGACGAGAGGCCGGAAGATGGAACAAGAAACCCCAATCGAATATTGGAAAGAGATGTACGACCGCTATGAAAACTGGATCGATGACTTCAATACATGTCCAGTGATGCGTGTAAACATTAACGACTATGATCTATTCAATGATAAATCTTCACTCGATCCGATCCTTGAGAAAATGGGCGACTTTATTCAGACAAAGAGAGATTTGGTGAGATCTTAA
- the gyrA gene encoding DNA gyrase subunit A: MRTSFLDYAMSVIVSRALPDVRDGLKPVHRRILYAMHDLGMHSDKAYKKSARIVGEVIGKYHPHGDSAVYDAMVRMAQDFNFRYMLVDGHGNFGSVDGDAAAAMRYTEARMSKISMEILKDINKNTIDFAENYDGAEKEPVVLPARFPNLLVNGASGIAVGMATNIPPHQLGEVIDAVLAVSKNPEISIEELMENYIYGPDFPTGGEILGRSGIRQAFETGKGSITIRSKADIEEQANGKARIIVHEIPFQVNKARLIEKIAELVRDKKIDGITDLRDESDRDGLRVVIELRRDANPNVVLNNLFKQTALQTSFGINMLSLVKGQPKVLNLKQTLEYYLEHQREVIVRRTQFELDKAEARAHILEGLRVALDHLDEVIKLIRASKTTDIARDGLMERFGLSEKQSQAILDMRLQRLTGLEREKIENEYKEVMELIGELKAILADDEKVLEIIREELLDVKERFNDTRRTEILVGGTDFIEDEDLIPEETVVVSLTHKGYIKRLPATTYRAQRRGGRGIQGMGTNDEDFVEHLLSTSTHDTILFFTNKGKVYRTKGYEIPEFSRTAKGLPLVNVLQVEQDEWVNDMIAINEFVDDWYLFFTTRKGRSKRTSLQQFANIRKGGLRSINLNEDDELISVKLTDGEKNIMIGTKNGLLIRFDEQDVRQMGRTAAGVKGITLKDDDEVVSMEILNPGVEVLTVTSKGYGKRTPEQEYRVQNRGGKGILTCKLNERNGEVVAVKPVTGEEDLMIMTGQGVLIRMASDTISQTGRNTQGVRLIRLGEEEVVATVARVEKEIEEENDEEDETDVVAADSEDEVTTDDQE, from the coding sequence ATGCGTACATCTTTTCTAGATTACGCAATGAGTGTCATTGTTTCGAGGGCACTTCCAGATGTACGTGACGGTCTGAAACCAGTACATAGAAGAATTTTATATGCAATGCACGACTTAGGGATGCACTCTGATAAAGCATATAAAAAATCAGCACGTATTGTTGGTGAAGTTATTGGTAAGTACCACCCTCATGGTGACTCGGCTGTTTACGATGCGATGGTTCGTATGGCCCAAGATTTCAACTTCCGTTACATGCTTGTTGATGGTCACGGGAACTTCGGTTCAGTGGATGGTGACGCGGCTGCTGCCATGCGTTATACAGAAGCGAGAATGTCTAAGATCTCAATGGAGATTTTAAAAGACATCAATAAAAATACAATCGATTTTGCAGAGAACTATGATGGAGCGGAGAAAGAGCCTGTCGTTCTACCTGCAAGGTTCCCTAACCTATTAGTTAACGGTGCTTCAGGTATTGCGGTTGGTATGGCTACTAATATTCCTCCGCACCAGTTAGGTGAAGTGATCGATGCGGTTTTAGCTGTTAGTAAAAATCCTGAAATTTCGATAGAAGAATTGATGGAAAACTATATCTATGGTCCTGACTTCCCAACTGGTGGTGAGATTTTAGGTAGAAGCGGTATCCGCCAAGCTTTCGAGACTGGTAAAGGTTCTATTACAATCCGTTCTAAAGCGGATATTGAAGAACAAGCAAATGGAAAAGCGAGAATCATCGTTCACGAGATTCCTTTCCAAGTAAACAAAGCTCGTTTAATCGAAAAAATAGCAGAATTAGTTCGAGATAAAAAAATCGATGGCATCACTGATCTAAGAGATGAATCAGACAGAGATGGACTTAGAGTTGTAATTGAGTTACGTAGAGATGCAAACCCTAATGTTGTCCTCAATAACCTATTTAAACAGACAGCATTACAAACATCTTTTGGTATCAATATGCTATCCCTAGTTAAAGGGCAACCAAAAGTATTAAACTTAAAACAAACACTTGAGTATTATTTAGAGCACCAAAGAGAAGTTATTGTGCGTCGTACTCAATTCGAATTGGATAAAGCTGAAGCTCGTGCACATATTTTAGAAGGTTTACGTGTTGCTTTAGATCATTTAGATGAAGTCATTAAATTGATTAGAGCTTCGAAAACGACTGATATTGCTCGCGATGGCTTAATGGAGCGTTTTGGACTATCGGAGAAGCAATCTCAAGCTATTTTAGATATGCGTTTACAACGCTTAACAGGCTTGGAACGTGAAAAGATTGAAAACGAGTACAAGGAAGTCATGGAATTAATCGGTGAATTGAAAGCTATTCTAGCGGATGACGAAAAAGTTCTGGAAATCATTCGTGAAGAGTTATTAGATGTAAAAGAAAGATTCAATGATACTCGAAGAACTGAAATTTTAGTCGGTGGTACTGACTTTATTGAAGATGAAGACCTAATCCCTGAAGAGACAGTGGTCGTAAGCTTGACCCATAAAGGGTATATCAAACGTCTTCCAGCAACGACTTATCGAGCTCAACGTAGAGGTGGTCGTGGAATTCAAGGTATGGGTACGAACGATGAGGATTTCGTAGAGCATCTTTTATCGACTTCAACTCATGATACGATCCTTTTCTTTACGAATAAAGGAAAAGTGTATCGTACCAAAGGATATGAAATACCTGAATTCAGCAGAACGGCAAAAGGTTTACCACTTGTGAACGTACTTCAAGTTGAGCAAGACGAATGGGTAAACGATATGATTGCCATCAATGAATTCGTTGATGATTGGTATTTATTCTTCACTACTAGAAAAGGTCGATCGAAACGAACTTCACTTCAACAATTTGCGAATATTCGTAAAGGTGGCTTACGTTCGATTAACTTAAATGAAGATGATGAATTGATTTCAGTTAAATTAACAGATGGCGAGAAGAACATCATGATCGGTACGAAAAATGGGTTACTGATCCGTTTTGATGAACAGGATGTCCGTCAGATGGGTAGAACCGCAGCTGGTGTTAAAGGAATCACTCTGAAAGATGACGATGAAGTGGTGTCTATGGAGATATTGAATCCAGGTGTGGAAGTGCTGACGGTGACCTCTAAAGGATATGGTAAACGTACTCCTGAACAGGAATATCGTGTTCAGAACCGTGGGGGTAAAGGTATTCTTACTTGTAAGTTGAACGAAAGAAATGGCGAGGTTGTAGCAGTGAAACCAGTAACCGGTGAGGAAGACCTTATGATTATGACCGGTCAAGGTGTGCTTATCCGAATGGCTTCAGATACCATTTCTCAAACAGGACGTAATACACAAGGTGTACGCTTGATTCGACTTGGCGAAGAGGAAGTAGTAGCAACCGTAGCTCGTGTAGAGAAAGAAATTGAAGAGGAAAACGACGAAGAAGACGAGACAGACGTAGTAGCAGCTGACAGTGAAGATGAAGTAACAACTGACGATCAAGAATAA
- a CDS encoding serine hydrolase: protein MKKTLKLMVMTIFVATFYISSLFTSVSQVAAQPQDIEAESAILVDAESGKILYAKNADIALPPASMTKMMTEYLVHEAIDNGDITWETKIEISEYAYSISANNSFSGVGLRLDYEYTVKELYDAMAIYSDNATTIALAELIAGSEGEFVKMMNNKAAEMGLPDAQFVNSSGLPNSSLGDNYPEGTEQDADNLMSARTVATLAYHLISDYPEMLEVSSIPRQEFEGHEMINYNWMLPGLGGNLEQFSYEGMDGIKTGYTDLAGYSFAGTAERNGQRLISVVMRTESESARFNETRKLMDYGFSNFESKELYEEGYQIEEESNIPVAKGKENAVEIASNQSITMMIESGTEEDYSVEYQLDEELLNEDGELTAPIEEGQEVGKMVLNYSGENEYGYIADDMDVSSEVPIVTTSAVEKSNWFVLIFEQIGEFFSNLFASIKGLFT from the coding sequence ATGAAAAAAACTCTAAAACTGATGGTTATGACGATTTTTGTCGCAACTTTTTACATAAGTTCATTATTCACTTCAGTTTCTCAGGTCGCTGCACAGCCACAAGACATTGAAGCTGAATCAGCTATATTAGTGGATGCTGAAAGTGGAAAGATTTTATATGCGAAAAATGCGGACATTGCTCTACCACCAGCAAGTATGACAAAAATGATGACAGAGTACTTAGTTCACGAAGCGATCGATAACGGTGATATTACTTGGGAAACTAAAATTGAAATTAGCGAATATGCTTATAGTATTTCAGCGAACAATTCTTTTTCAGGTGTAGGTCTGCGTTTGGACTATGAATATACGGTCAAAGAGCTATATGATGCAATGGCGATTTATTCTGATAATGCTACAACAATTGCATTAGCAGAGCTTATAGCAGGTTCGGAAGGCGAATTTGTTAAAATGATGAATAATAAAGCTGCTGAAATGGGGCTTCCAGATGCTCAGTTCGTGAACTCTTCAGGATTACCTAATTCAAGTTTAGGTGATAATTATCCAGAGGGGACAGAACAAGATGCAGATAACTTAATGTCAGCAAGGACTGTGGCTACTCTAGCTTACCACTTGATTAGTGATTATCCTGAGATGTTGGAAGTCTCAAGCATCCCTAGACAAGAGTTTGAAGGGCATGAGATGATCAACTACAATTGGATGCTTCCAGGTCTAGGGGGAAATCTAGAACAGTTCTCTTATGAAGGAATGGATGGAATCAAAACAGGTTATACCGACCTTGCTGGATACAGCTTTGCGGGTACGGCTGAGCGTAATGGTCAGCGTCTCATTTCAGTCGTTATGAGAACGGAAAGTGAATCCGCACGTTTTAATGAGACTAGAAAATTGATGGATTATGGATTCAGCAATTTTGAATCTAAAGAGTTATATGAAGAAGGTTATCAAATTGAAGAGGAATCCAACATTCCTGTAGCAAAAGGAAAAGAAAATGCAGTAGAGATCGCTTCTAATCAATCCATTACGATGATGATCGAATCAGGTACAGAAGAAGATTATTCAGTAGAATATCAACTGGATGAAGAACTTTTAAATGAGGATGGGGAGTTGACAGCTCCGATTGAAGAGGGTCAAGAAGTTGGAAAAATGGTCCTTAATTACTCAGGAGAGAATGAATATGGTTATATTGCAGATGACATGGATGTATCTTCTGAAGTACCTATAGTTACCACTTCTGCTGTAGAAAAATCTAACTGGTTCGTATTGATTTTTGAACAAATCGGTGAATTTTTCTCTAATTTATTTGCTAGTATTAAAGGGTTATTCACTTAA
- a CDS encoding HD-GYP domain-containing protein — protein sequence MRVHPKQLIPGCLILKDVMGKTVHPIIPRNSVVEPIHISVLHKFQVPYVEVATKLVNGDPFKVDTSVEAIEKEDQEKQQEESETVSWSFFDYYVDRVKKTKELFEGWNKQSTLNISYIRELLFPLIQIGENLPKVLLELHHYTNKQDYFFHHIVATPVIAAFLAKKMKYDKNERFQIALAAYLSDLGMLMEEKHLYFKDGVLTEEEYERVQKHPILSYRLIDDLPYVSKNVKLGVLQHHERLDGSGYPLGVMNEKIHPFAKIIAVSDIFHAMTSERFYRKKQSPFKVIEELLNRQFGKLDMKIVDTLVDSIVFFSSGTKVRISNNETGTIVFIDQKNPTRPLIRLDSTQEIFNLNEHSDLYIDEVLMKD from the coding sequence ATGAGAGTACATCCTAAGCAATTAATTCCTGGTTGTTTAATACTGAAAGATGTGATGGGAAAGACCGTTCATCCGATCATACCGAGAAATTCTGTGGTAGAACCGATCCATATTTCCGTATTGCATAAGTTTCAAGTTCCTTATGTGGAAGTAGCGACAAAGTTAGTCAATGGGGATCCATTCAAAGTAGATACTTCGGTAGAAGCGATAGAAAAAGAAGACCAAGAAAAACAACAGGAAGAAAGTGAAACAGTTAGTTGGTCGTTTTTTGATTACTACGTCGATCGAGTGAAGAAAACGAAAGAATTGTTCGAGGGATGGAATAAGCAATCCACGCTGAATATATCTTATATCCGTGAATTGCTTTTTCCCCTCATTCAAATAGGTGAAAATCTTCCGAAAGTGTTGTTAGAGCTGCACCATTACACGAATAAACAAGATTATTTTTTCCATCATATCGTAGCAACACCTGTTATTGCAGCATTTCTAGCTAAGAAGATGAAATATGATAAAAATGAACGTTTCCAAATTGCGCTGGCGGCTTATCTAAGTGATTTGGGTATGTTGATGGAAGAGAAACATCTTTATTTCAAGGATGGTGTACTTACCGAGGAAGAGTATGAGCGAGTTCAGAAGCATCCTATTTTATCTTATCGATTAATTGATGATCTACCTTATGTAAGCAAAAATGTGAAGCTTGGCGTCCTTCAGCACCACGAACGATTGGATGGTTCGGGGTATCCTTTAGGGGTCATGAATGAAAAGATTCACCCGTTTGCGAAAATCATCGCGGTAAGTGATATTTTTCATGCCATGACTTCTGAAAGATTTTACCGGAAAAAGCAATCGCCATTTAAAGTGATTGAGGAATTACTTAATCGACAATTTGGGAAGCTAGATATGAAAATCGTTGATACGTTAGTGGATTCCATCGTTTTCTTTTCAAGCGGGACAAAGGTTAGGATCTCAAATAATGAAACAGGAACGATCGTTTTCATTGACCAAAAGAATCCTACCAGACCTTTGATCAGGTTGGACTCTACCCAAGAGATTTTTAATCTGAACGAACATAGTGATCTTTATATAGACGAAGTTTTGATGAAAGACTGA
- the pdxT gene encoding pyridoxal 5'-phosphate synthase glutaminase subunit PdxT produces the protein MTTIGILGLQGAFREHAKSVEACGKNALIIKRKEQLDEVDGLIIPGGESTTMRRLIDRYDFFEALKKFGQSGKPIFGTCAGLILLATDINGSDRNHLGLMDMVVERNAFGRQRESFETPLEIKGVADDFEAVFIRAPYILEVKNDTEVLATYGDKIVAARQGHYLTAAFHPELTDDLRMVQYFVQMVEEKRLASA, from the coding sequence ATGACAACGATAGGTATTTTAGGATTACAAGGTGCTTTTCGTGAGCATGCAAAGTCCGTTGAAGCTTGCGGAAAGAACGCTCTAATCATCAAAAGAAAAGAACAATTAGATGAAGTGGATGGATTGATTATTCCAGGCGGTGAAAGTACGACGATGCGCCGCTTGATTGATCGATATGATTTCTTTGAAGCACTTAAGAAATTTGGTCAGTCTGGTAAACCGATTTTTGGTACTTGTGCTGGTTTAATCTTATTAGCAACCGATATCAATGGTTCAGACAGAAATCACTTAGGTCTGATGGATATGGTGGTCGAAAGAAATGCTTTCGGCAGACAGCGTGAAAGTTTTGAAACACCACTTGAAATCAAGGGTGTAGCTGATGATTTTGAAGCTGTATTCATCCGTGCTCCATATATTTTAGAGGTAAAAAACGACACAGAAGTATTAGCTACCTACGGGGATAAAATTGTTGCAGCAAGACAAGGTCATTACTTAACAGCAGCTTTTCACCCTGAATTGACAGATGATCTGCGTATGGTTCAATACTTTGTACAAATGGTGGAAGAAAAGAGACTTGCATCCGCTTAG
- the serS gene encoding serine--tRNA ligase, translating to MLDQRFLRNNFEEVKAKLQKRGEDLTDLDKFQDWDEKRRQLIQESEELKARRNTVSKEISQMKKEKQDADHLIKEMRQVGDRIKEIDGELNEVEDKLNELLLSIPNVPHETVPVGDTEDDNVEVRQWGDIREFDFEAKAHWDVATDLGIIDFERASKVTGSRFAFYKGLGARFERALINFMMDFQADHHGYEEMLPPQIVNRDSLTGTGQLPKFAEDVFKLEEWDYFLIPTAEVPVTNYYRDDILANDDLPKKFVAYSANFRSEAGSAGRDTRGLIRQHQFNKVELVQLVKPEESYETLEQLTGHAEKILQLLELPYRVMSMCTGDLGFTAAKKYDIEVWVPSYDDFREISSCSNFEDFQARRANLRFRREPKAKPEFVHTLNGSGLAIGRTVAAILENYQNEDGSVTIPEKLRPYMGNLERIEMK from the coding sequence ATGTTAGATCAACGTTTTTTAAGAAACAATTTTGAAGAAGTGAAAGCTAAATTGCAAAAAAGAGGGGAAGACCTGACTGATCTAGATAAATTCCAAGATTGGGATGAGAAAAGACGTCAGTTGATCCAAGAATCTGAGGAATTGAAAGCGAGAAGGAATACAGTTTCAAAAGAAATTTCTCAAATGAAGAAAGAAAAGCAAGATGCTGATCACTTGATCAAAGAAATGCGTCAAGTGGGTGACCGCATTAAAGAGATCGATGGAGAGCTGAATGAAGTAGAAGACAAATTGAATGAATTATTGCTATCTATCCCTAATGTTCCACATGAAACAGTACCTGTTGGTGATACAGAAGACGATAATGTCGAGGTGCGTCAGTGGGGAGATATTCGCGAGTTCGATTTCGAAGCGAAAGCTCACTGGGATGTTGCCACAGACTTAGGCATAATCGATTTTGAGAGGGCATCTAAAGTAACAGGAAGTCGCTTCGCTTTTTATAAAGGGTTAGGTGCACGTTTTGAAAGAGCTTTAATCAACTTCATGATGGATTTTCAAGCGGACCACCACGGCTATGAAGAAATGCTTCCGCCTCAAATAGTAAACCGTGATAGCTTGACGGGTACAGGTCAGCTTCCGAAGTTTGCTGAAGATGTCTTTAAATTAGAAGAGTGGGATTATTTCTTGATTCCTACCGCTGAAGTTCCAGTAACCAATTATTATCGTGATGATATTTTGGCTAATGATGATTTACCAAAGAAATTCGTTGCTTATAGTGCAAACTTCCGTTCAGAAGCGGGATCTGCAGGACGTGATACTCGAGGCTTGATTCGTCAACACCAGTTCAACAAAGTGGAATTGGTTCAATTAGTAAAACCTGAAGAGTCTTATGAGACATTAGAACAGCTTACAGGGCACGCTGAGAAGATTCTACAGCTTCTAGAACTTCCTTATCGAGTTATGAGTATGTGTACAGGGGATTTGGGCTTCACAGCTGCGAAAAAGTACGATATTGAAGTATGGGTTCCAAGCTATGATGATTTCCGCGAGATTTCTTCTTGCTCTAACTTTGAAGATTTCCAAGCAAGACGAGCTAACCTACGTTTTCGTCGCGAGCCGAAAGCGAAACCAGAATTCGTTCACACGTTGAATGGTTCTGGATTAGCGATAGGACGTACCGTGGCAGCCATCTTAGAAAATTATCAGAACGAAGATGGTTCTGTTACCATTCCGGAAAAATTACGTCCTTATATGGGGAATCTCGAGAGAATTGAAATGAAATAA
- the pdxS gene encoding pyridoxal 5'-phosphate synthase lyase subunit PdxS — translation MSTVGTDRVKRGMAEMQKGGVIMDVVNAEQAKIAEEAGAVAVMALERVPADIRAAGGVARMADPTITEEILNAVSIPVMAKARIGHIVEARVLEAMGVDYIDESEVLTPADDVFHILKNDYTVPFVCGCRNLGEAVRRIGEGASMLRTKGEPGTGNIVEAVRHMREVQKQIKEVTHMADDELMVYAKENGASYETLLEIRKNGRLPVVNFAAGGIATPSDAALMMQLGADGVFVGSGIFKSNEPKKFARAIVEATTHYDDYELIGKLSRGLGTAMKGMEMSTLTEHDRMADRSE, via the coding sequence ATGAGTACAGTAGGTACAGATCGAGTAAAAAGAGGTATGGCAGAAATGCAAAAAGGCGGCGTCATTATGGACGTTGTCAATGCAGAACAAGCTAAAATTGCAGAAGAGGCAGGCGCGGTTGCTGTTATGGCGTTAGAACGTGTCCCTGCAGATATTCGCGCGGCGGGCGGAGTAGCACGTATGGCTGATCCAACAATCACTGAAGAAATCTTAAACGCTGTTTCCATTCCGGTTATGGCAAAAGCTAGAATCGGACATATTGTTGAAGCTAGAGTATTAGAAGCAATGGGTGTTGATTACATCGATGAGAGTGAAGTATTGACTCCAGCTGATGATGTTTTTCATATCTTGAAAAACGATTACACTGTGCCATTTGTCTGTGGTTGCCGTAACCTAGGAGAAGCGGTTCGTCGTATTGGTGAAGGTGCTTCTATGTTGCGTACGAAAGGTGAGCCTGGTACTGGAAACATAGTTGAGGCTGTTAGACATATGCGCGAAGTACAGAAGCAGATTAAAGAAGTAACTCACATGGCTGATGATGAGTTGATGGTATATGCGAAAGAAAACGGTGCATCCTATGAAACACTGTTGGAAATCCGAAAAAATGGACGTCTTCCAGTTGTAAACTTCGCTGCTGGTGGAATTGCGACTCCATCGGATGCAGCACTTATGATGCAACTTGGTGCTGATGGTGTATTTGTTGGTTCTGGGATCTTCAAATCAAATGAGCCTAAGAAATTCGCTCGTGCTATTGTAGAAGCAACAACTCATTATGATGATTATGAATTAATCGGTAAGTTATCTAGAGGACTTGGAACTGCGATGAAGGGTATGGAAATGTCCACTTTGACTGAACACGATCGTATGGCAGATCGTAGCGAGTAA
- the remB gene encoding extracellular matrix regulator RemB: MFIHIGDEHVIRSNDVISIIDYSLFHSSTIVEEMIFNQRKDGNVSEAAYDDAKSIVITKDHIYFSSLSVSTLNKRAQISNTLDQIDINLDQEKDSNIEE, encoded by the coding sequence TTGTTTATACATATCGGAGATGAACATGTCATTCGTTCCAATGATGTAATCTCAATCATTGACTATAGTTTATTCCATTCTTCTACAATCGTTGAAGAGATGATTTTCAATCAACGAAAGGATGGAAATGTATCAGAGGCGGCTTATGATGATGCTAAATCAATCGTGATTACGAAAGATCATATTTATTTCAGCTCATTATCTGTTTCGACTTTGAACAAACGTGCGCAAATATCTAATACACTTGATCAAATTGATATTAACCTGGATCAAGAAAAAGACTCGAATATAGAAGAATAA
- the gyrB gene encoding DNA topoisomerase (ATP-hydrolyzing) subunit B, producing MTMEDNLQEGQDYGASQIQVLEGLEAVRKRPGMYIGSTSERGLHHLVWEVVDNSIDEALAGYCDHIQIIIEKDNSIKVIDNGRGIPVDMHKKAGKPALEVIMTVLHAGGKFDGGSYKVSGGLHGVGASVVNALSETCEVHVHRDGKEYLQSYKRGIPQNEVSVIGETDITGTITHFKPDPEIFSETQEFDYDNLLNRTRELAYLNKKLKISIEDKRIDKEPEQFYYEGGISEYVEHLNSKREVLHDPIYGESEMDDITIEFAIQYNDGFASNLYSFANNIHTAEGGTHESGFKTALTRVINDYARKNNLYKENDPNLIGDDVREGLTAIVSVKHPDPQFEGQTKTKLGNSEVRTITDQILSEKFSKFLFEHPKTAKKVVEKGLMASRARIAAKKAREVTRRKNALEVSSLPGKLADCATKDATISEIYVVEGDSAGGSAKQGRDRHFQAILPLRGKIINVEKARLDKILSNNEIRAIITALGTGIGEDFDISQARYQKIVIMTDADVDGAHIRTLLLTFLYRYMRPLLEHGYVYIAQPPLYKITQGKKIYYAYNDKEMERIVSEIPKSPKAGLQRYKGLGEMNPTQLWETTMNPESRTLLQVGLQDAMEADQIFEILMGDQVEPRRDFIEQNAQYVQNLDV from the coding sequence ATGACTATGGAAGATAATTTACAAGAAGGACAAGATTATGGTGCCAGTCAAATACAGGTACTTGAAGGTTTAGAAGCGGTACGTAAGAGACCAGGTATGTACATTGGTTCTACAAGTGAAAGAGGTTTACACCATTTAGTTTGGGAAGTTGTAGACAATAGTATCGATGAAGCACTAGCAGGATATTGCGATCATATCCAGATTATCATCGAAAAAGATAACAGCATCAAAGTAATCGACAACGGACGCGGAATACCTGTCGATATGCATAAAAAAGCAGGCAAACCAGCACTAGAAGTCATTATGACCGTGCTTCATGCCGGTGGTAAATTTGATGGGGGATCTTATAAAGTCTCAGGTGGACTACACGGGGTAGGTGCCTCTGTAGTGAACGCGCTTTCTGAAACGTGTGAAGTTCACGTACATCGTGATGGAAAAGAATATTTACAGAGCTATAAACGGGGGATTCCTCAAAACGAAGTATCAGTAATTGGAGAAACCGACATTACTGGAACCATTACTCACTTTAAGCCGGACCCTGAAATTTTCAGTGAGACACAGGAATTCGACTACGATAACCTATTGAATCGTACAAGAGAATTAGCATACTTGAATAAAAAATTAAAAATATCAATCGAAGATAAACGCATAGATAAAGAGCCTGAACAATTCTATTATGAAGGCGGAATCAGTGAATATGTAGAGCATTTGAACAGCAAACGTGAAGTTCTTCATGACCCGATTTATGGGGAAAGTGAAATGGATGACATCACAATCGAATTCGCTATCCAGTACAATGACGGGTTTGCTTCTAACTTGTATTCGTTCGCGAACAATATCCACACTGCTGAAGGTGGAACACATGAATCCGGTTTTAAAACAGCTTTGACACGTGTCATTAATGACTATGCTCGTAAAAATAATCTTTATAAAGAAAATGATCCTAATCTGATCGGCGATGATGTGCGAGAAGGGTTGACAGCAATTGTCTCTGTTAAGCATCCGGATCCACAATTCGAAGGTCAGACGAAGACTAAACTTGGTAATAGTGAAGTGCGTACGATCACAGACCAAATTCTTTCTGAAAAGTTCTCTAAATTCCTTTTTGAGCATCCTAAGACAGCTAAAAAAGTGGTAGAAAAAGGGTTGATGGCTTCTCGTGCTAGAATTGCTGCTAAAAAGGCAAGAGAGGTAACTAGACGAAAGAATGCACTAGAAGTTTCTAGTCTACCTGGTAAATTAGCAGATTGTGCAACAAAAGACGCGACAATCAGTGAAATTTATGTAGTTGAGGGTGACTCTGCAGGTGGTTCAGCAAAACAAGGTAGAGATCGTCATTTCCAAGCGATTCTTCCTTTAAGAGGTAAAATCATCAATGTTGAAAAGGCAAGACTAGATAAAATTCTATCGAACAATGAAATCAGAGCGATCATAACAGCATTGGGTACAGGTATCGGTGAAGATTTCGATATCTCTCAAGCGCGCTATCAAAAAATCGTAATCATGACCGACGCTGACGTTGATGGTGCACATATCCGTACATTATTACTAACGTTCCTGTATCGTTATATGCGTCCATTACTTGAGCATGGATATGTATATATCGCTCAGCCACCGTTGTATAAAATTACGCAAGGTAAGAAAATCTATTACGCTTACAATGATAAAGAAATGGAACGAATCGTATCTGAAATTCCGAAATCTCCTAAAGCTGGCTTGCAGCGTTACAAAGGTTTGGGTGAGATGAATCCGACTCAGTTATGGGAAACGACCATGAATCCTGAGTCTAGAACATTATTACAAGTAGGCTTGCAAGATGCTATGGAGGCTGACCAGATTTTTGAAATCTTAATGGGTGACCAGGTGGAGCCAAGAAGGGATTTCATCGAGCAAAATGCTCAATATGTTCAAAATTTAGATGTCTAA